The genomic stretch TATCGATATATCTCTAGGTCACTTTCATCCGATATTCTAGAACTAACTGCTTTAACATACGCGGATATCTTTTATGATATCATTCTTCTTTTCCCAAGAACAAGTACATTTCTTGACAAAAGTTTACAGAACCAGCTGACTTGGCCACTAGGATGTAGGCTTTTCTAAAAATTTCAATAGCGGGTGCCTGTCTGGTCCGACGCTAGGAGGTTAGGCATTGAGTTCACATTCAGCCTTGAATTTAATCACATCTTTTACTTGACATCAGTTGCAGGCTTTCGTAGTATTCCATCAAATGCAGCGTAGATGCCAATCCAAATTCCAAACTAAGtaaatggaaaatttgacttaAAGGACTACGTGAATTAGCAGTTCAAAAAAGTTGACTATTGGAGGTGCTATTCTTGCTAAATGCAAAGGTTCAACTAAAGACAACAGTGGATAGCTAATCTAAAAACGCAAATACATAAATTCCACTCTTGCACATTTTCGTCCCCTGTTCCTCACTCACTTCGATGCATGATACCAAGGGAAAGGTCATTTTCCTGCTTACGCCATGAACAGGAAGAGAGGATACTAGTCAACTTCTTATGAAACATCAACACAGGAGAAGATGCATATATGCGTTCTGTGTAGTTAACTATCATCTGCTTTTCTGAGCTTTAATTCTTGTACGCAATGGCATATGAAAGGAAGAATTTCAGGCTAGCAAGCTCAtcttgttttttgttttgtactCTTTTTCATATCTTTATTACTGCTTCTGCTGCTGCAATTCATTTCGAGACAAGCAATGAGACAGACTACCAATCTCTGCTTGACATCAAGGGTCTAATACAAGGAGATCCATTCCAGGCTCTAAGCTCCTGGAATGATTCCATTCATTTTTGTGATTGGCGTGGAGTCACATGTGGCCTGCTTCATCAAAGAGTCACTGTCTTGAATATGTCATCATTTTACTTGGTTGGTTCTCTTTCTCCCTCCGTAGGAAACCTTACCTTTCTCAGAGAACTCAATATTCAGGATAACGATTTTCATGGTATGATTCCTGAAGAAGTAGGCAGGCTTTTTCGGCTTCAGTATCTTCGTTTTGCCAATAATTCCTTTGAGGGAGAACTTCCATTAAATATCACGGGTTGTTCAGAGCTAAGTATTCTTGATTTAAGGGGTAACAGGCTCATCGGGGGAATTCGAGATGACCTGAGCACTTTATCTAAGCTTTACGCCCTGAGCCTTTCCAGGAATAATTTCTCAGGCAGCATTCCACCATCTTTAGGTAATATTTCCTCTCTTCAGATACTTAACATGTCAAGAAACAATCTAGGTGGAAATATTCCGGCGGAGATTGGTTGGCTTTCAAATCTGCATGTCCTTGAGCTGTCCTCAAATAGACTTTTAGGTGCAGTTTCTCCTCAGCTCTACAACATTTCGACACTCCAGATCTTTTCTATTACTAACAATCTATTAAGTGGACAGTTTCCTGCTACTGTGGGATTGACTCTTCCAAACCTTACTTTATTTTTGGCTGATTTGAACCAATTCTTTGGATCAATTCCCACTACATTAGCAAATGCTTCATAGCTTATAAAAATTAGCATAGGAGACAATTCACTCACAGGACCAATTCCAAAAAGTCTAGGTAGTCTGAAAGAACTTCACGTTTTACATTTTGGCCATAATCCCCTTGGAACTGATAAAGCAAATGATATTAGCTTTATTTCCTCAACAAATTGCACAAATCTACAAATATTGAGTTTGTCAAGAATTCAAATTGGAGGCATTCTACCAACTgtcattgccaatctttcaacCAAACTCACATCTTTGTGGCTAAATGATAACATTATATCTGGTAGCTTACCTTCTGGGATTGGAAACCTTGCAAGCTTGGGCTATCTCGATGTACGTAACAATTCTCTCTCAGGCATTATTCCTGATTCCGTGGGGAAACTTGTTAAAATGCAGGAGCTTTATCTGTCTGAAAATAGCTTCACAGGAGAAATTCCTTAAACAATCGGTGACATTTCTGAACTACAGATTCTTGTATTAGAACAGAACATGCTTacaggtaacattcctgtttcTCTGAGTAACTGCAGTAACTTGCAAGGATTTACTGTTAGTCAGAATCGCCTAAGTGGAGCTTTACCTAAAGAATTCTTGGTCTttcatctctctctcttggccTCCTCTTAGTTCAAAACCAATTCACCGGATCATTACCATCGGAAGTTGGCAATTTGAAGAATCTTGTGTCATTGGATATTTCAGAAAACAAATTATCTGGTGAAATTCCATCCTCTATTGATGGTTGTGAGATGTTGGAATATCTTCGGTTGAAAGGTAACTTTTTGGAAGGCTCTGTACCTTCTACTTTAGGAGAATTGAAAAGCATTCATGTCATAGATCTATCTCAGAATAATTTATCAGAGCAAATTCCAACTTCTTTGGCAAAATTAAAATTCATCAGCACTCTAAATCTTTCCTATAATATGCTAGAGGGTGAAGTGCCAATGGATGGGATCTTTGCAAACTCTAGTACCTTTTCAGCACTGGGGAATGGAAAGCTATGCGGAGGAATCAAAGCATTGAACTTATCATCTTGTCCTAAACCTACCAATAAGAAAGCAAAGCTGTCTACTCCTATACTAATAGTTATTGCCATTACTAATAGTTATTGCCATTCCTCTAGCTTTAGTTTTACTACTCTTATCTGGCTATACAATTACCTTTTACCTCTGAAGCAGAAAAACAGAATCAGAAGCTCTCATATGCAGAATTATATGATTCCACCATTGGTTTTTCTTCAGAAAATTTGATTGGTGAAGGTAAATATGGCTCTGTTTACAAAGGGGTCCTCAAACCTGATGAGCAAATGGTTGCTGTTAAGGTTCTTAAGCTCCACCAACATGGTGCCCATAAGAGCTTCTTGGCTGAATGTGCAGCATTGAGAAACATCCGCCATCGAAACCTTGTCAAGATCATAACGTCTTGTTCAAGTTTAGACTTCAAACACAACGATTTCAAAGCTTTGATTTTCGAATATGTGCCCAATGGAAGTTTAGAGAATTGGCTACATCCAAGTTCAGCTGAGGAAGAAGGACAAAGCCTAATGAAGCTCCAGTTGATACAAAGACTGAATATTGCAATCGACATTGCGTCCGCCTTGGATTACCTTCATAACCATTGTGGGACACCGATTATCCACTGTGATCTAAAGCCGAGCAACATACTTGTAGGTGATGATTTTCACGCCTTGGTTAGTGATTTTGGCCTAGCAAAATTTCTTTCCTCCATTGAAGGTAAATCCCATCAACATCAAAGCAGCTCAGTAGCAATTAGAGGAACAGTTGGATATGTTGCTCCAGGTACATTTACATGCCTTCTTAAGTTTAAACAATCTTTCAATTAGAATGTCCGAGATGTACACAATTATTCAACCTTTCAATCCCTTCAGCATTTCAGCTAATAATTCTTGTCCATCCTCCTGGAACCTGAAATTGCAGAATATGGCATGGGTGGAGAGGTATCAACACAAGGAGA from Coffea eugenioides isolate CCC68of chromosome 8, Ceug_1.0, whole genome shotgun sequence encodes the following:
- the LOC113780051 gene encoding LRR receptor-like serine/threonine-protein kinase EFR, coding for MAYERKNFRLASSSCFLFCTLFHIFITASAAAIHFETSNETDYQSLLDIKGLIQGDPFQALSSWNDSIHFCDWRGVTCGLLHQRVTVLNMSSFYLVGSLSPSVGNLTFLRELNIQDNDFHGMIPEEVGRLFRLQYLRFANNSFEGELPLNITGCSELSILDLRGNRLIGGIRDDLSTLSKLYALSLSRNNFSGSIPPSLGNISSLQILNMSRNNLGGNIPAEIGWLSNLHVLELSSNRLLGAVSPQLYNISTLQIFSITNNLLSGQFPATVGLTLPNLTLFLADLNQFFGSIPTTLANAS
- the LOC113780053 gene encoding probable LRR receptor-like serine/threonine-protein kinase At3g47570, which codes for MLTENKLSGEIPSSIDGCEMLEYLRLKEKQNQKLSYAELYDSTIGFSSENLIGEGKYGSVYKGVLKPDEQMVAVKVLKLHQHGAHKSFLAECAALRNIRHRNLVKIITSCSSLDFKHNDFKALIFEYVPNGSLENWLHPSSAEEEGQSLMKLQLIQRLNIAIDIASALDYLHNHCGTPIIHCDLKPSNILVGDDFHALVSDFGLAKFLSSIEGKSHQHQSSSVAIRGTVGYVAPEYGMGGEVSTQGDVYSYGILLLELFTGKRPTDSMFTEDFSLHSYVKMALPHQVMEIVDPKISMEAESIPGIITKTSKGGSISQEECYLSMFRIGVSCSEEIQRDRMNIKDVLSGLQGIRNEFIQVINESQMR